In one Pseudomonas sp. Bout1 genomic region, the following are encoded:
- a CDS encoding efflux transporter outer membrane subunit, with product MTDSTFPTVQRLAMTRGSRLLSLALCGVILSACAVGPDYQRPELAEPAQYKQAQGWRQAAPSDSLARGAWWELYGDKQLNELVEKLNSSNQTVAQAEARYRQAASQVRSARGAFFPTVDLSAGKTRASQGTGSSNASLSSSSSGIRDTLNAQLGVSWEADIWGKLRRGLEANEASAEASAADLAAMRLSQQSELVQDYLQLRVMDEQTRLLQATVDTYQRSLQMTQNQYRAGVSGKDAIAQAQTQLKSTQASMIDLIWQRAQLENAIAVLTGIPPANFNLAVSQDIPALPQIPVSLPSQLLERRPDISQAERSVIAANANIGVAKTAYYPDLTLSLAGGYSSSTYADWISLPNRFWSVGPKLAMTLFDGGQRSAEVDRAEASYDETVAKYRQTVLDGFREVENYMVQLKVLEDEAVVSNEALEAARESLRLTQNQYKAGLIAYLDVVTVQATALSNERTVLTLLQTRLVASVQLIAALGGGWDGQMQLSDKK from the coding sequence ATGACCGATTCAACGTTTCCCACCGTGCAACGTCTGGCCATGACTCGCGGGTCCAGGTTGTTGAGCCTGGCCCTGTGTGGCGTGATCCTCAGCGCCTGCGCCGTCGGCCCGGATTACCAGCGCCCCGAATTGGCCGAGCCGGCGCAGTACAAGCAAGCCCAGGGCTGGCGCCAGGCGGCGCCGAGCGACTCGTTGGCCCGGGGGGCCTGGTGGGAGCTGTATGGCGACAAACAACTCAATGAGCTGGTAGAAAAACTCAACAGCTCCAACCAGACCGTGGCCCAGGCCGAAGCGCGTTATCGCCAGGCGGCATCGCAGGTGCGCAGTGCCCGCGGGGCGTTTTTCCCGACCGTCGACCTGAGCGCCGGGAAAACCCGTGCCAGCCAGGGAACCGGCAGCAGCAACGCCAGCCTGAGCAGCTCCAGCAGCGGCATTCGCGACACCTTGAACGCTCAGTTGGGTGTGAGTTGGGAAGCCGATATCTGGGGCAAATTACGCCGGGGCCTGGAAGCCAATGAAGCCAGCGCCGAAGCCAGCGCCGCAGACCTTGCGGCAATGCGCCTGAGCCAGCAGTCGGAACTCGTGCAGGATTACCTGCAATTGCGGGTCATGGACGAGCAAACCCGCTTGCTGCAAGCCACGGTGGACACCTACCAGCGCTCGCTGCAAATGACGCAGAACCAATACCGCGCCGGTGTCTCGGGCAAGGACGCGATTGCCCAGGCCCAGACCCAGCTGAAAAGCACCCAGGCCAGCATGATCGACCTGATCTGGCAGCGGGCGCAGCTGGAGAACGCGATTGCCGTGCTGACCGGTATACCGCCGGCCAACTTCAACCTGGCCGTGAGCCAGGACATTCCGGCGCTGCCGCAGATTCCGGTGAGCCTGCCGTCGCAACTGTTGGAGCGTCGCCCGGATATCTCCCAGGCAGAGCGCTCGGTGATCGCGGCCAATGCCAACATCGGCGTGGCCAAGACCGCCTACTACCCGGACCTGACCTTGAGCCTGGCCGGCGGCTATTCCAGCAGCACCTACGCCGACTGGATCAGCCTGCCGAACCGCTTCTGGTCGGTGGGGCCGAAACTCGCCATGACCCTGTTTGACGGCGGCCAGCGCTCGGCGGAAGTCGACCGCGCCGAAGCGTCCTACGACGAAACCGTGGCCAAGTACCGCCAGACCGTGCTCGACGGTTTTCGCGAAGTGGAAAACTACATGGTGCAGCTCAAGGTCCTGGAAGACGAGGCGGTTGTCAGTAACGAGGCCCTCGAAGCTGCCCGGGAATCCCTGCGCCTGACCCAGAACCAGTACAAGGCCGGCCTGATCGCTTATCTTGATGTGGTCACCGTGCAAGCGACGGCTCTAAGCAACGAGCGTACGGTACTGACCCTGCTGCAAACCCGGCTGGTTGCCAGCGTGCAACTGATCGCCGCACTGGGCGGTGGTTGGGATGGGCAGATGCAACTGAGCGACAAAAAGTAA